The Sphingomonas sp. G-3-2-10 DNA window GGAGCAGCCGGTCGCGGATCTGCTCGTCATAGCCGCGCAGGATCACGTCGCTGCGGTTGATCAGCGTCACCTTCGAACCGAATTCGTTGAAGATGCCGGCGAACTCGTTGGCGATATAGCCCGCGCCGGCGATCAGCACGCGCTTCGGCAGGGTTTCCAGATGGAAGACTTCGTTCGACGTGATGCCCAGCTCGCTGCCCGGGCAATCGGGCGTCTGCGGATGCGCGCCGACCGCGATCAGGATATATTTCGCGCTGATCGTCCTGCCCGAAGCCAGCGTGACTTCGTGCGGCCCGGAAAGGGTGGCGCGCTCAAGGATCACCTCGACGCCGTTATTCTCCAGCGTCTGGTTGTAGAGGCCGTTGAGCCGGTCGACTTCGCCCAGCACATTGTCGCGCAGCAGCGGCCAGTCGAACCCGCATTCGGGCACGTCCCAGCCGAACTTGCGCGCGTCCTTCAGATCCTCGGCGAAATGCGCGCCATAGACGAGCAGCTTCTTGGGCACGCAGCCGCGGATGACGCAGGTGCCGCCGACCCGATATTCCTCGGCCACCGCGACTTTCGCGCCGTAAGCCGCCGCGATGCGCGATGCGCGGACGCCGCCGGAGCCTGCACCGATGACGAAGAGGTCGTAGTCGTAGCTGGTCATGAGACCCGGATTCCTCAGATAATTACCGTTCGCCCTGAGCTTGTCGAAGGGCCGTCCTTCTTGACGCCGGCCAGAAGAAAGAACGGTGCTTCGACAAGCTCAGCACGAACGGAGATAAGGGTGCGTTGGCCTGCGCGCCAGCTTCAGCCGAACGCGCGCTGGATCAGATCGGTGGTCGAGGCGTCGAAATCCTGCCCGCCGCGATCGGCCGCCTTTGCCATTTCCTTGCCCAGCTCGACGCCGAACTGGTCGAACGGATTGATGCCGAGCAGCACCGCGTTCACGAAGGTCCGTGCTTCGTAGAAGGCGATCAGCGCGCCCAGCGTGCGCGGATCCACGCGATCGAGCAGCAGCGTGCTCGACGGGCGGTTGCCGGGATAGGCGCGCGCTTCGTCTTCATTGGCGCGCCCCGCCATCAGCGCGGCGCCCTGTGCGAAGGCGTTGAGCAGCAGCTGGCGGTGATGATCGGGGTCCTGCGCGTCACCGGCCTCGATCGAGGCGACGAACTCGACCGGCACGAGATGCGTGCCCTGATGGAGCAGCTGGAACACCGCGTGCTGGGCATCGGTGCCGACGCCGCCCCAGGTGATCGGCGAGGTCGGCCAGGCGACCGCTTCGCCCTGCGCCGTCACGCGCTTGCCGTTCGATTCCATCTCGAGCTGCTGGAGATAGGAAGGGAGCAGCTTCAATCGCTGGTCATAGGCGAACACCGCGCGCGTCTCGCAGCCGCGTTTCTGGGTGTAATAAAGGTCGGCGAAGGCGGCGAGCACGGGCGCGTTCTTCGAAAGCTCGGTGAAGCGGAAGTGGCGGTCCATCTCGGCCGCGCCTTCGAGCAGTTCCTCGAACGCATCCCAGCCCAGCGCCATCGCCGCGGGAAAGCCGATCGACGACCACAGCGAGTAACGCCCGCCGACGCTTTCGGAGAAGGGCAGCACGCGAGTCTCGTCGATGCCCCATTCGACTGCCTTGTCCGGCGCGGCGGTGAGCGCGATCATCCGGCCATAGGGATCGTCCACCCCGCCTTCCTGCAGCCAGGCCAGCGCGCTTTGTGCGTTGAGCAGCGTCTCGGTAGTGGTGAAGGTCTTCGACGCGACCGCGACGATCGTCGCCTGCGGATCGAACCGGTCCATCGCATCCTCGATCGCAACGCCATCGACGTTGGAGACGATCGCGACATCGTAGCGATCGGCGTCGCGGCCCAGCGCGTCGACCAGCAGGTCCGGCCCCAGCGCCGATCCGCCGATGCCGATATGCAGGATATGCCGCACCGGCCCCAGCGCCTCGGCTTCGATCACATCGATCAGCCCGCGCATCCGGGCGTGGAACATGCGCGACCGGGCGACGCTTTCCGGCGCGCCTTCGCCCCGCTCGGCGCCATGTTCGGCGGCGCGTCCTTCCGTCACGTTGATCGCTTCGCCGGCGTAAAGCGCGTCGCGCTTCGCCGCGAGGCCCATCGATTCGGCGATCCTGGCGAAGGCGGCGATGGCTTCACCGGTCAGGTGAGTCTTCGACCAGTCGAAGCGGATACCGCTGACGTCGAGACCAAGCAAGTCGAGCCGGGCCGAATCCTCCGCGAACAACACCGTCAGCGGCTTGTCCTCCAGCGCGCGGATCGTGGACCAGTCGGGCGTCGCCATGTTCGAACTCCTGTCTTCGTCGCCTGTCCTATCGTCGCACAACCCGCGCTTCACAAGACCGGTTCGGGGCAAGTTGCAGGCCAATGGCAGGATTGTCCTGCTTGACGGCAACCGCCCGCCCAAGCAGAGCTAGCCCGCATGGAAAAAGGCTATACCGTCGATCCGCTCGCGCCCGAGAAGCCACAGTCCGAATGGCGCGACCTCGCGTCGTTCCTGCTCAAGCTCGCGATCGTCGTCTTCATCGTCCGCAGCTTCATCTTCTCGCCGTTCAGCATCCCCAGCGAGTCGATGCTGCCGCGCCTGCTGATCGGCGACTATCTGTTCATCACGAAATGGAACTACGGCTATTCGAAGCACTCGCTGCCGTTCAGCGTGCCGCTGATCCCCGGCCGGGTGTTCGAAGGCACGCCCGAGCGGGGCGATGTGGTGGTGTTCAAGGCGCCGCCTGCCAACAACACCGACTGGATCAAGCGCGTGATCGGCCTGCCCGGCGATACGGTGCAGATGAAGGACGGCGTGGTGATCCTGAACGGCAAGGCGATCCCGAAGGAGCGGATCGCCAATTTCGTCCTGCCGCTCTCGCCCAATTTCCCGGCGGCGAAGTGCGGCGCATTCATCGACGAAAAAGATCCGTCGCTGTGCAGCATCCCGCGCTACCGCGAGACCCTGCCCAACGGAAAGACCTATGAGGTTCTCGATCAGGGCCCGAACGTCAACGACAATACTGATGTCTTCACCGTACCCGCCGGCAACGTCTTCCTGATGGGCGACAATCGCGACGACAGCGCCGACAGCCGCGTCGCGCATATCGATGGCGGGATCAGCTATGTTCCGCTGGAGAATGTGCAGGGCAAGGCAGTGGTCAGCTTCTGGTCGACCGACGGCAGCGCCAACTGGTTCCTACCCTGGACCTGGTTCAGCGCCGCGCGCTGGGGCCGGATCGGGGAAGGGTTTTGACGGCCCTCGCGCTGGGGGGATGGATCGAACAGACTTTCGGAAGAGCGCCCGCGAGCATCGCGCCGTTCGAGCGCGCGCTGACGCATGGCAGCCAGGCCGCGGCCAATTATGAGCGGCTTGAGTTCCTCGGCGACCGGGTGCTCGGGCTGGTCATCGCCGAATGGCTGTTCGAGCGGTTTTCGGAAGAACCCGAAGGTGCCTTGTCCCGGCGGCTCAACGCGCTGGTGACCGGGCCGGTGTGCGCCGATGTCGCGCGCGATCTGGGCGTGGTGACCTACCTCAGGCTGGGCAAGCAGGCCCGCGAGGACGGCGCGCACGACAGCGACAATGTACTGGGCGACGTGATGGAAGCGCTGATCGGCGCCTTCTTCCTCGATGCCGGTCTCGACGCGGTCCGCGCCTTCATCCGCAAGGCATGGGCGACGCGGATCGAAGCGCATGCGCAGGCGCCCAAGCATCCCAAATCGGCGTTGCAGGAATGGGCGGCCGCGAACAATCGCCGCCCGCCCGAATATCTCATCGTGGACCGCTCCGGCCCGAACCACGCCCCGCACTTCACTGTGAAGGTCTCGATCGGCAAGCTGGCCGACGCCACCGGCGAAGGCGCGAGCAAGGGCGCGGCGGAGACCGCGGCAGCCGCGGCGTTGCTGGAGAAGCTGGCGGCTGCCAAATAATTCCGTTCGTCCTGAGCTTGTCGAAGGACCGTTCTTCCTTCTTACTCCGCCCGGATGAGCTTCTGGGCCTATATTCTCCATTGCCGGGGCGGTGTGTTCTACACCGGCCACACCGACAATCTGGAGCGTCGTATCGCTCAACACGAGACCGGGGCCGTGGATGGTTTCACGTCGAACCTACGGCCGGTGAAACTCGTATGGTGTCAGGACTTCCCCACACGCTACGAAGCGATTGCGACGGAACGCCAGATCAAGGGCTGGAGCCGGACGAAGAAGATGGCGCTGATCCGCGGCGACTGGGATCTCATCTCGGCTTTCGCGAAAAAGAAGAGCGGCCCTTCGACAAGCTCAGGGCGAACGGAGTAGGGGGTAGCGAATGTCCTCTAAAACAACCCAGAATTGCGGCCTCATCGCCGTCCTCGGTGCCCCGAACGCCGGCAAGTCCACGCTCGTCAACGCGCTGGTCGGCCAGAAGGTGGCGATCGTCAGCCCCAAGGCGCAGACGACGCGCGCGCGGCTGATGGGCATCGCGATCGAAGGCGACACCCAGCTTCTCCTCGTCGATACGCCGGGCATCTTCACGCCCGAGCGGCGGCTCGACCGGGCGATGGTGGCCGCCGCGTGGGAAGGCACCGATGGGGCGGACGCGATCGCGCTTGTCGTCGATGGCAAGGGCGGGATCGGGCCGAAGGTCCATGCCGTGCTCGACAGCCTGAAGGGGCGCAGCGAGCCGCTGATCCTGATCCTCAACAAGGTCGACATCGCCGACAAGCCGCGTCTGCTCGGCACCGCGGCGAAGCTCAACGAGATCATCCCGTTCGCGGAGACCTTCTTCGTCTCGGCCTCGACCGGCGACGGCGTGGCCGAACTGAAGGCGTCGCTCGCCGCGCGCCTGCCGGAAAGCCCGTGGCATTTCCCCGAGGATCAGGTGTCCGACGCGACCGAGCGGATGATCGCGGCCGAAGTGACGCGCGAGCAGCTCTACCTCCAGCTGCGGGCGGAATTGCCCTATGCGAGCGCGGTCGAGACCGAGAAATATTCGGAGCGCGAGGACGGATCGGTCGAGATCCACCAGCAGATCCTGGTCGGCCGCGAGACCCAGCGGGCGATCGTGCTGGGCAAGGGCGGCAGCCGGATCAAGGAAATCGGCGCGCGCGCACGTCAGGAACTCTCCCAACTTATGGGAGTGAAAGTCCATCTCTATCTTCACGTGAAAGTAAGGCCGGGCTGGGAAGATGACCGCTCGCTTTACCGTGAGATAGGGTTGGACTGGGTCGAATGACGAAGATCCTCAAGGCTGCAATCGTTCAGGAAACGCCGCTGCCGCTGGCGATCACCGAAGGGCTCGAACGCGCCGTCGGCTACGTCAAGGATGCGATCGAACGCGGCGCGAAGCTGATCGCGTTCGGCGAGTGCTTCCTCGGCGGATACCCCGCCTGGCTCCAGCACGTCTCGGCGCCCGCGCTGTGGGAGCATCCCGGCACCAAGGAACTGCACGCGCTGCTGCTCGATCAGGCAATCCGCGGCGAGGATCCGCGCTTCCAGCAGCTGCAATGGGTAGTCGACATCGCTGGCGTGGTCGTTTCGATCGGCGGCTATTCACGAGTCCGCTCCAGCCTGTTCAACACCCAGTTCCTGTTCCGCCCCAAGATGCCGGTGCTGGTCCACCGCAAGCTGCTGCCCAGTCATGGCGAGCGGCTGTTGTTCGGCAGCGGCGACGGCTCGACCCTCGATGTCCACGAAGCGCCGTGGGGGCGGATCGGACAGCTCGCCTCGAACGAGCACTGGATGCCGCTGACCCGCGCGGCGATGCATCACACCGGCGAAAGCGTCCACGTCGCGGCGTGGCCGACGGTGGAGGACATCAACCTGCTCGCTTCGTCGCATTACGCATTCGAGGGCCGAACCTTCGTACTCGCCGCGGGCACGGTGCAGCACAAGATCGACATCCTTCAGGGCTATCGCATGGCGGGCGGCAAGGGCCCGGGGCGCGAGATCCTCGAACGGCTGCCCGACGGCTATGTCCAGAAGGGCCGCAGCGCGATCATCGCTCCCGATGGCGTGATGATCGCGCAGACCGGCGAGGACCCCAAATGCCTCGTCGCCGACCTGGACCTCTCCGAAGTCGAGCAGGCGCTGTCGGTGATGGACGTGGACGGCCAGCACGCCCGCCCCGACATCTTCGAACTGCGCATCGATCGCCGCCCGCGCAAGGGCATCGTCGACAATGACGACGGAGCGTCGGAAGCGGCGTAACGCTTCGGACTCGGCTTTTCGCGAGAAGAAGAACGGCCTTTCCACAAGCTCAGGGCGAACGGGAAATTGGAGAGGATCGCGCTCCCCGCAAACCGTTCGCCCTGAGCTTGTCGAAGGGCCGTCTTTCCTTCTACCTCCGTCGCAAATGGGGGATAGCGCATGACCACACGAAACCTGCTCAGGCAACGCGACGGCAATCATGCCCGCGTGTCCTTCGCCGAACTGTTCTTCGATCTCGTCTTCGTGTTCGCGGTCACCCAGCTTTCGCACGGGCTGCTCGCACATCCCACGCCGATGGGGTTCGTCGAGACGGGCATGCTGTTCCTCGCGGTGTGGTGGTGCTGGATCGACACCGCATGGTGCACCAACTGGCTCGATCCCGAGCGCACCCCGGTGCGGCTGATGCTGTTCGGGCTGATGGCGTGCGGCCTCGCCATGTCGATCGCGATTCCGCAGGCGTTCGGCGATCGCGCCGCGCTGTTCGCGGTGGGCTATTCGGTGATGCAGGTCGGACGATCGCTGTTCATGATGGCGGCGCTACGGCGGCAGGACCCTGCCAATTACGTCAATTTCATCCGCATCACCGTGTGGGCGGCGGCTGGCGCGGTCTTCTGGCTGGCGGGTGCGTTCGTTCCCGAGATGCGGATCGCGCTTTGGGGCATCGCCTTGCTGCTCGACAGCAGCGCTCCGGCGTTCGGCTACCGCCTGCCCGGCATGGGCAAGTCCGACAGCAGGGATTGGGTGGTCGAGGGCGGCCATGTCGCCGAGCGGTGCGGCCTGTTCGTGATCATCGCGCTGGGCGAATCGATCCTGATCACCGGTGCGACCTTCAGCGATCTCGTCTGGAACACCCCGGTCCTGCTCGGCTTCGTTTCGGCCTTCGCCTCGACGATCGCGATGTGGTGGATCTATTTCAACATCGGCGCGGAGCGCGGCAGCCACCGGATCGAGCATTCGGACGACCCCGGCAGCATCGCCCGGCTGGCGTACACCTATCTCCATCTGCCGATCGGCGCGGGCATCGTCCTCGTCGCCGCATCCGACGAGATGGTGCTGACGCATCCCGATGGCCACCTGACCGTGCTGGCCGCATTCTGCCTGGTCGGCGGTCCGGCGCTGTATCTGCTCGGCAACCTACTGTTCAAGCGCGCCATCGGCAATCGCGTGCCGCTGTCGCATCTGATCGGCCTCGGCCTCTCGGCGGCGCTCGGCGCGTCGTTCGTGCTGCACCCGACGCCACTGCACCTCTCGATGGGATCGACCGCGATCCTCGTGCTGGTCGCGATGTGGGAGACCCTGTCCTACCGGCGCGGGCGGAAATCCTAACCCAGCATCTCGTCGACCCATTCCGGCACGCGCTCACCGGCGGGGCCGCGGCGGCTGTCATCGAACATCATGCTGCCTTCGGACGGATCCAGGTTCATCTCCAGCGTGGCGATGCCCATCCGCCGCGCCGAATGGACGAAGCCGGCGGCGGGATAGACCGCACCCGACGTGCCGATCGAGACGAACAGATCTGCCTGCTCCAGCGCGCGCTCGATGACGTGCATCGCGTACGGCATCTCGCCGAAGAACACGATGTCCGGGCGCAGCGCGGGCGAAGCGCATGTCGGGCAGGCCGAGCCGGGCGGCAGCGATCCCTCGTGCGGCGCGCGCTTGCCGCATTCCGCACAAAGCGCGGATTTCAGTTCGCCATGCATGTGGATCAGCCGCTTCGAACCCGCGCGCTCGTGCAGGTCGTCTACATTCTGCGTCACCAGCAGCAGCTCGCCGGCCCATTCGGCATCGAGCCGCGCCAGCGCCCGGTGCGCGGCATTGGGCTCGACCTCGGCCAACTTCGCGCGGCGCTCGTCATAGAAGCGATGCACCAGCTCGGGATCGCGGCGCAGCGCCTGCGGGGTGCAGACATCCTCGACCCGGTGCCCCTCCCACAGTCCGCCGGGGCCGCGAAAAGTGGCGATGCCGCTTTCGGCGGAGACGCCCGCGCCGGTGAGGATGACGATGTTGCGTATGGGGGTCATGGCGGGAACCTAGCTGGACGGCGGTGCAGTTTCGAGTCACACTCGCCTGCATGAGCGATGATCCCTTCGAGACCGTCGTGATCGCGTACAGCCAGTCTCAGGCGGGCGTGATCCTCTCCCTGTTCGAATGGAACGGGATTCCGGCCTACGCCATGAACATCGAGATGGCGCGGAACAGCGCGCCGCTGACGCTGGCGCTGGGCGGCATTCCGATTCGGGTGGCGCGCGAGGCTGCGGCCGAAGCGCGGGAGATACTGGGCGAAGCCGCCGACGCCTCGGCCGAAGCCGAAGTCCCCCGTCTGGAGGCGGGGGAACGCGCCGGCAACTTCCTGATCGGGCTGCTGTGCTTCCTTTTCGCCGGAGCGGCGCCGCCGCCCCGGATCGCTGCATCGATCGTCAAGGGCTGACCGGCTACTCCGCCGCCACCGCTTCCGCATTGTCGTTCAGCGGAACCGGAAGCCGCTCGAGCATCTCCTTGGGCACCACCTGCCAGAAATGGCCGAGCGCACGGTCCCATTCCTCCAGCAGGCTCTTCGACCATTCACTGTCGGTCGCTTCGGCATGGGCTTCGACCATCGAACGCAGCCGCGCTTCCCAGTGCGCCGACGCGATGCGCTGCCACACGATGCTTTCGGGATTGGCGCGCGAAGCGAAGCTTTGGTCCTCGTCATAGACGAACGCCATGCCGCCGGTCATGCCCGCGCCGAAGTTCATGCCGACCTTGCCCAGCACCACCGCGGTGCCGCCGGTCATATATTCGCAGCCGTTCGCGCCGCAGCCTTCGACGACCACATCGGCGCCCGAATTGCGCACCGCGAACCGCTCGCCGGCCTGACCCGCCGCATAGAGACGGCCCGAAGTCGCGCCGTACAGGACGGTGTTGCCGATGATCGTATTGTCCTGGCTGACCAAAGGCGAGCTGACCATCGGGCGCACGACAATGACGCCGCCCGACAGGCCCTTGCCGACATAGTCGTTGGACTCGCCGAACACTTCGAGCGTGATGCCCTTGCACAGGAAGGCGCCGAGCGACTGGCCCGCCGATCCGCGCAGGCGGACATGGACATGCCCATCGGCAAGCGCGGACATGCCGAACTTGTTGGTCACTTCGCTCGACAGGCGCGTGCCGACCGCGCGATGCGTGTTGCGCACCGTATAGGTCAGCTGCATCCGCTCGCCCCGCGCGAAGACGGGCGCGGCGTCCTTGATCATCTGCGCGTCGAGGCTGTCGGGCACCTCGTTTCGCCACGTATCGAGGCTGAAGCGGCGATTATCCTCATCGGCATCGACCTTGGCGAGGATCGGGTTGAGATCGAGATCGTCGAGATGCTCGGCGCCGCGGCTGACCTGACGGAGCAGCTCGGTGCGGCCGATCACTTCGTCGAGGCTCCTGAAGCCCAGACGCGCGAGGATCTCGCGGACTTCCTCGGCGATGAAGGTCATCAGGTTGATGACCTTTTCCGGCGTGCCGACGAACTTGGCGCGCATCTTGGGATCCTGGGTGCAGACGCCCACCGGACAGGTGTTCGAATGGCACTGGCGGACCATGATGCAGCCCATCGCGACGAGGCTGAGCGTGCCGATGCCGAATTCCTCGG harbors:
- the rnc gene encoding ribonuclease III — encoded protein: MTALALGGWIEQTFGRAPASIAPFERALTHGSQAAANYERLEFLGDRVLGLVIAEWLFERFSEEPEGALSRRLNALVTGPVCADVARDLGVVTYLRLGKQAREDGAHDSDNVLGDVMEALIGAFFLDAGLDAVRAFIRKAWATRIEAHAQAPKHPKSALQEWAAANNRRPPEYLIVDRSGPNHAPHFTVKVSIGKLADATGEGASKGAAETAAAAALLEKLAAAK
- a CDS encoding low temperature requirement protein A, producing MTTRNLLRQRDGNHARVSFAELFFDLVFVFAVTQLSHGLLAHPTPMGFVETGMLFLAVWWCWIDTAWCTNWLDPERTPVRLMLFGLMACGLAMSIAIPQAFGDRAALFAVGYSVMQVGRSLFMMAALRRQDPANYVNFIRITVWAAAGAVFWLAGAFVPEMRIALWGIALLLDSSAPAFGYRLPGMGKSDSRDWVVEGGHVAERCGLFVIIALGESILITGATFSDLVWNTPVLLGFVSAFASTIAMWWIYFNIGAERGSHRIEHSDDPGSIARLAYTYLHLPIGAGIVLVAASDEMVLTHPDGHLTVLAAFCLVGGPALYLLGNLLFKRAIGNRVPLSHLIGLGLSAALGASFVLHPTPLHLSMGSTAILVLVAMWETLSYRRGRKS
- the pgi gene encoding glucose-6-phosphate isomerase encodes the protein MATPDWSTIRALEDKPLTVLFAEDSARLDLLGLDVSGIRFDWSKTHLTGEAIAAFARIAESMGLAAKRDALYAGEAINVTEGRAAEHGAERGEGAPESVARSRMFHARMRGLIDVIEAEALGPVRHILHIGIGGSALGPDLLVDALGRDADRYDVAIVSNVDGVAIEDAMDRFDPQATIVAVASKTFTTTETLLNAQSALAWLQEGGVDDPYGRMIALTAAPDKAVEWGIDETRVLPFSESVGGRYSLWSSIGFPAAMALGWDAFEELLEGAAEMDRHFRFTELSKNAPVLAAFADLYYTQKRGCETRAVFAYDQRLKLLPSYLQQLEMESNGKRVTAQGEAVAWPTSPITWGGVGTDAQHAVFQLLHQGTHLVPVEFVASIEAGDAQDPDHHRQLLLNAFAQGAALMAGRANEDEARAYPGNRPSSTLLLDRVDPRTLGALIAFYEARTFVNAVLLGINPFDQFGVELGKEMAKAADRGGQDFDASTTDLIQRAFG
- the lepB gene encoding signal peptidase I; the protein is MEKGYTVDPLAPEKPQSEWRDLASFLLKLAIVVFIVRSFIFSPFSIPSESMLPRLLIGDYLFITKWNYGYSKHSLPFSVPLIPGRVFEGTPERGDVVVFKAPPANNTDWIKRVIGLPGDTVQMKDGVVILNGKAIPKERIANFVLPLSPNFPAAKCGAFIDEKDPSLCSIPRYRETLPNGKTYEVLDQGPNVNDNTDVFTVPAGNVFLMGDNRDDSADSRVAHIDGGISYVPLENVQGKAVVSFWSTDGSANWFLPWTWFSAARWGRIGEGF
- a CDS encoding GIY-YIG nuclease family protein, translated to MSFWAYILHCRGGVFYTGHTDNLERRIAQHETGAVDGFTSNLRPVKLVWCQDFPTRYEAIATERQIKGWSRTKKMALIRGDWDLISAFAKKKSGPSTSSGRTE
- the era gene encoding GTPase Era: MSSKTTQNCGLIAVLGAPNAGKSTLVNALVGQKVAIVSPKAQTTRARLMGIAIEGDTQLLLVDTPGIFTPERRLDRAMVAAAWEGTDGADAIALVVDGKGGIGPKVHAVLDSLKGRSEPLILILNKVDIADKPRLLGTAAKLNEIIPFAETFFVSASTGDGVAELKASLAARLPESPWHFPEDQVSDATERMIAAEVTREQLYLQLRAELPYASAVETEKYSEREDGSVEIHQQILVGRETQRAIVLGKGGSRIKEIGARARQELSQLMGVKVHLYLHVKVRPGWEDDRSLYREIGLDWVE
- a CDS encoding NAD-dependent deacylase translates to MTPIRNIVILTGAGVSAESGIATFRGPGGLWEGHRVEDVCTPQALRRDPELVHRFYDERRAKLAEVEPNAAHRALARLDAEWAGELLLVTQNVDDLHERAGSKRLIHMHGELKSALCAECGKRAPHEGSLPPGSACPTCASPALRPDIVFFGEMPYAMHVIERALEQADLFVSIGTSGAVYPAAGFVHSARRMGIATLEMNLDPSEGSMMFDDSRRGPAGERVPEWVDEMLG
- a CDS encoding nitrilase-related carbon-nitrogen hydrolase is translated as MTKILKAAIVQETPLPLAITEGLERAVGYVKDAIERGAKLIAFGECFLGGYPAWLQHVSAPALWEHPGTKELHALLLDQAIRGEDPRFQQLQWVVDIAGVVVSIGGYSRVRSSLFNTQFLFRPKMPVLVHRKLLPSHGERLLFGSGDGSTLDVHEAPWGRIGQLASNEHWMPLTRAAMHHTGESVHVAAWPTVEDINLLASSHYAFEGRTFVLAAGTVQHKIDILQGYRMAGGKGPGREILERLPDGYVQKGRSAIIAPDGVMIAQTGEDPKCLVADLDLSEVEQALSVMDVDGQHARPDIFELRIDRRPRKGIVDNDDGASEAA